The Cellulosimicrobium cellulans genome contains the following window.
CACGGCGGGGACGGCCGGCAACGGGTCCGGGAGGATCGACCCCCCGGAGAGCTGCTCGGGCGTGAGCAGCGCCGCCGTCTGCGTGAGCGCCGCGGCGTTGCCGCCGAGGAGCCCCGCGAGGCGCGCCGCGACGTGCGGCGCGACGGCGAGCCGACGCTCGACGAGCAGCAGGTGCAGGGCGTCTGCCGCCGCGAGGGGCGGGACGGCGCGGAGCTCGAACGGCCCCGAGGACGGGTCGAGCTCGCCCGCGGTCGCCGTCCCGAGGAGCACGACCGGCGCGTGCCGCTGCGCGACGAGGCTCGCGAGGACCGCCCTGCTGAGCTCGTCCTGGAGGTGCAGGTCGTCGGCCACGAGGACGACCGTCGCGCCGTCGAACGACTCCAGGAGGAGCTCGGCGAGCGCGACCGCCGCGACCTCGGGGAGGTACCCGAAGCCGGGGTCGACGGGCTCGAGGACGCGCGTGAGGCGCTCGGGGACGACGCCGCCTGCGAGCTGCGACACCTGCGACACCAGCGACACGACCGCGGAGCCCGGCGCGGGAGCACCCGCGGGCGGGCGACACCGCAGGGTGAGCGTCGGGCGCGCGAAGGTGGACGTCGCGACGGCCTCGCACACGAGCTCGAGCGTCGCGCTCGCCCCCATGCCGCGCTCCGCCGTCCAGACGAGGCCGCCCTTGCCCTCGCTCACGGCGGCGAGCGCGCGGTCGATCTCCTGCGCGCGGGAGGAGAGCCGCTCGAGCCGTCGCGCGGACCGCGTGTCCGCGCGACGGTGCGGCTCGGGAACCAGGTAGTCGTGCTGTTCTGACATGTCGGGACCCTCCGTCCGGGGGCTTCTTCGCCCGTCGACCGGATGAAATGTTAACAACCCTCCGTAAACAAGGGATCACCACATCGTTTCCCGGTCGTCACACGACCGCCACCTGGGCCGACGGCGCTTGCCCCTCCTGGGTGGGAGGGCTAGCCTGGCCTCGATCCCCGTCGCGGCCACGGTTCTCGTGCGCCCCGACCCGGGTGCGGCGCCCACGGCGCCGCCGCCACGAGAGCGAGGTGAGCCCCATGCCGGACGGCAGCAGTCATAGAACCGCGCACTGCGCGCTCACCCTCCGTGGCCCGCAGCCCGTCGCCTGAGTCCGCGAGCACCCTCGAGGACTCCCTCGACCGGCCGTCGCCCCCGCGCGGGGAGGTCGCCAGTGCGCACCGCGCGCGCCGTCGTGCGCGCCGCAGGACCACCCGCTGACGCACCCGCCGACCCACCCGCACGCGCCACCCACCCGGTGGCGCTCGCCCGTGGTCGTCGGCCCGCCGAGAAGGACGACCACCATGACCCAGCGCTCGCCAGCCACCGAGACCCGGACCCGCCCCGCACGCCTCCCCCTGCGGGACGCGCGCGACGACCGACGCCGCGCCCGCCGACCGAACCTGGAACGCCAGTCGATCTCCTTCACCGTCGGCCTGTACGTGTTCATCTGCGTCGCGCTGCTGCTCGCCCACGTCACCGCCGGGGGTGTCTGATGACGACGACGCTGCCCGAGCCCACGAGCCTCGCCGCCGCGGCGCGCGTCGACCGCGCCCTCCCCGCGCCCGCGCGCGGCGGGCTGGACCTGCACGCCCGCGCGCACGGCACCGGCGCCCCCCGGTTCGACCCCCGCGTCCTGCGCTCCCGCTGGGTCCAGGTCGGCGTGGGCGACCCCGACGCGACGGCCCGCGCTGCCGAGCACGGCGTCGACTTCGCCGCCGCCGGGGGTCGGGTCTGGGAGACGGACGCCCACGTCTACCTCCCCGTGACCGCCACGCGGCGCGACGGCGACCGGGTCGTCTACGAGCGGATCGTGCTCGCCCTCTCCCCCGACGTCGTCGTGACCGCCCAGCCGCAGCGCCACTACGGCGTCTTCGACAAGGCGATCGCACGCATGCGGCGCACCCCGTGGCTCATCGCCTCCTCCTACGGCGTCGCGTACTCGCTGCTGTACGCGCTCAACGAGGCGGCCGACCGGGTCGTGTCGTACGCGAGCGACCTCCTCGAGGACATGTCCGACGAGATCGACGAGGCGACGCGCGGCGTCGACTCCCGCGGCCGGGAGATCGGGGTGAGCGACATGCAGGACACCATCACCCGCATGAACCGCGCGGAGGAGATCGTCTCGCGCGCCCAGGAGTCCCAGCTCTCGCTCGCCCGCGCCGCGCGGCACCTGCGCAGCGAGATCGCCGACTCGGACCCCGTGCTCGCGGGACTGGTCGAGACCCTGGTCGCGGACGTCGACGGGGTGAAGCAGCACGCGAGCTTCGAGCACGACAAGGTGCGGTACCTGCAGCAGGCGATCATGACCTCGCTCGACGTCAAGCAGGCCCAGATCGTCAAGGTCTTCACGATCATCACGGCCGTCTTCCTGCCGCCGACGCTCATCGCGTCGTTCTACGGCATGAACTTCACGCACATGCCCGAGCTCGACCGCCCGTACGGCTTCACGCTCACGGTCCTGCTCACCCTCGTGGCAGCCGTCATCCCGCTCGCCTACATCAAGCGCCGCGGCTGGCTCCGCTGACCTCAGCGGCGCGCGCTCGCGTCTCAAGCCCGCGGGGTCGGGTCCACGGCGCACGCTCGGGCCTCAAGCCCGCGGGGTCGGGTCCACGGCGCACGCTCGGGCCTCAAGCCCGCGGGGTCGGGCCCGCGGCGCGGGCTCGGGCCTCAAGCCCGCAAGTCGGGTCCGCGGCGCGGAGCTGGTGCGACCGTCCCACGCGGCGACCGAATGCGGCAGTGGGAACATGCTCGGTGAACCGACACCGCGTGCAGTCGCCCGAGGTGAGCGCCGACCAGGGCGAGACGACGCCGGGCGGGGTGGGTGGTGGTGCCGCGTCGTGGCGGGCCTGGCGGGAGCCGCGAGGAACGAGCGGCGGATGGTAGACGCGGCACCACCACCCACCCCGACCACCCAACCCGACCACACGCCGTCGACACGGTAACCACGGCTCTACCTCGAACAACCACGGCTCTGTCTCACGCGACGCTCTGCGGGAGGTGCATCAGGCCTCGAGGATCAGCGTGACCGGGCCGTCGTTGACGAGCTCCACGGCCATGTGCGCCCCGAACCGCCCGGTCGCGACCTCGATCCCGCGCTCGCGCAGCCGCGCCACGACCGCCTCGACCAAGGGCTCCGCGACGGGACCGGGCGCCGCGCCGTTCCACGAGGGTCGGCGGCCCTTCTTCGTGTCGGCGTAGAGCGTGAACTGGCTGACGACCAGCACGGGAGCGCCCTCGTCCTGCACCGAGCGCTCCCCCGCGAGGATCCGGAGCTCTGCGATCTTGCGCGCGATCGTCTCGACCTGCGTGTCGCCGTCGTCGTGGGTCACGCCGACGAGCGCGAGCACGCCCGGACGGTCGATCGCTCCCACGACCTCCGTCGTGCCGTCCTCGGACACCACGCTCACGCTCGCGCGCGAGACGCGCTGCAGGACGGCCCTCACGCGTGTCGCTCCGTGTCGAGCACCGCGCGCACCGACCCCACCGGGCGACCCGCGCCGAGCACGGGCACGTCGCCGAGCGCGGTCAGCGCCGCGTCGTCGGCCCCTGCCACGCCGAGCGCGCCGAGGCGCCGGAGCGCGGCGGCGAGCACCGCGGGCCGCGGGCGGGAGCCGCCGTCGAGCACCTTGAAGGCGAGCGCGCTGCCGTCGGGCAGTCCGGCACCGTAGACGCCGTCCGCGCCGTCCTTGGCGACCAGGCCCGGCACCGCGCGCATCGCGAGCGTCGCGTCCCGGCCCGTCCCGCCGACCATCTCCGGGAACGCCGCCATCGCGCGGGCGACGTGCGCCTCCGGCGAGCGCGGGTCGCGCTCCGGGGCGGCCGCGAGCCGCCCGAACGCGCGCGCGAGGCCGCGCACGGTCGTGGAGAAGAGCGGCGCCCCGCACCCGTCGACGGTCACGTGCTCGACCGGCACGCTGGTCGCCTGGGCGACGGTCTCACGGACCGCGACCTGCAGCGGGTGGTCGACGTCCAGGTAGGTGGCGGTGTCCCAGCCGGCGGCGACGCACGTCGCGAGCATCGCCGCGTGCTTGCCGGAGCAGTTCTGCGTGATCGACGACGGCCCGTGGCCCTCGCGCTGCCACGCGAACGCGGCGGGCGGGTGGAGCGGCATGTCGGGCGTGTTCTGCAGCGCCGACTCGTCGAGCCCGACGCCCTCGAGGATCTCCCGGACCCCGGCGAGGTGCTCCGGCTCCCCGTTGTGGCTCGCCGCGGCGAGCGCGAGGAGACGCGGCGGGAGGACGAGCCCGTGCCGCAGCATCGCGACGGCCTGGAACGGCTTGACGCTCGACCGCGGCCAGATCACGGCGTCGGCGTCGCCACGCTCCAGGACCGGCCCGCGGTCATCGCCCAGCAGGACGAGGTGCCCGGCGTGGACCGACTCCACGAGGTCACCCCGGACGACCTCGGCGAGCGGGACGGCGGCGCGCTCGATCCCGCCCCGGACGTGCCCGGTCACCGGCGCGTCACCAGCCGCCGGGGCGGCCGGACGACCCGTTGCCGCGGCCGTTGCCGTACGGCAGGAGCCGGGGACGCACGTCCACGAGGTAGACGATCGCCGCGACCACGCCGATGACCCCGAAGAAGCCCCCGACGCTCATCGGCGGCAGCGAGACGAATCCGAGGGCTGCCGCGACGCCGAGGATCGCGAGCCAGATCGGCTTGGTCAGCTTGCCCTCGGCCGTGAACGCGCTCGCGGGACGTCGGATCGCGTCGACGAGCGCGACGAGCTCCGTCACGAACACGACGAGCATGAGCACGAAGAAGACGATCCACTGGAGCGACCCGATGATTCCCACGGGCACGAGCCTACGGTCTGGCGAGCGGCCACGGCACCACCCGCAGCCCGACCGACCGCGCGGCGGTCACCACGTGCGGGTCCCAGGCCGCCACGATCGTGTCGTCGTGCGCGACGGCGAGAGCGCTCGCCACGTGCACCGCGTCGTTGCTGCGCAGCGCACCGGCCGCGACGAGCGCCGACGCGCGGTCGGCGACCTCGCCGGAGACCTCGACCACGTGCAGCGCGGGGTACAGCTCGTCCCACGCGCCGAGGGCGCGCGCGTGGCCCGGGCCGTCGAGCACGCCGCCGCGGGCGCCCGCGGCGAGGGCCGCCCGCACCTCGACGTCGGCGAGGCGGCTCGTCACGACGACGTCCGCCCGGTTCCACAGGCGGCTCGCCAGCGCGGAGCCCGCCTCGGGGACGCAGAGCTTCACGAGGGCGCTCGCGTCGAAGTAGACCAGGGCCATCGGGGCCTCAGCGCCGGATCCGGCGCACGAGCGCGGCGACGCCGCCCCCGCGACCGCCACGGGCGCCGTCGGACGGTCGCACCCCGTCCGCGCCCTCCGTCCGCGTGCCGGCGTCCGCGGGGACCGCGTGGACCGGGCGCTCGCCCGCCGGCGGGACCAGCACGCCGTCGCGCACGAGCTCGGTGACCAGGTCCGCCGTCGCGACGCCCGTCAGCCGGGCGACGGGGACGCCGCGCTCGGTGATGACGACCTCCTCGCCCTCCCTGGCCCGCTCGATCCACGACTTGAGCTCGGCGCGCAGGGCGCTGACGGGGACCTCCATGCCCCGACGGTACCGGCCCGGGGCGCCGCTGTGCAGGGTGAAGAACGTCCCGTTCGCCCGAGGGGGCCGGGTTCGCCCGCTCAGAGCTCGGGGAGGGCGTCGCGCGCCTGCTGCGGCGTCGCCCCGGCCGCCTCCAGGAGGTCGACGATGGGCGACCGCACGAGCATGACGAGGGACTGCACCTGCCAGTCGCCGTCGCCGAGCGCGTGCGGGTCGGCGCTGTGCGCGACCTCGAGGAGGACCTCGCGCGCCACGGCCGGGTCACGACCGGCGCCGACCGCCTCGGCGAGCACGTGCACCCCGGCGCCGAACCGGGCGACGAGGTCCGCGACGTCGTCGAGAGCACGCTCGTCCGGCCCGCCCGCGACCGGCATCGCGCGCCGCGCCAGGACGCGCACGCTGCGCATCGCCCGGTCCACGAGGACCGCCTGGCGCTCGAGCCCGCCGAGCTCGTCCCGGTGCCGCAGGCCGGCCGCGCTCACGCGCGCGAGCTCGCGCGCCGACGACGCCGACGACTGCCAGTCCTCGAGCGCGCCCTCGGACGCGCGGCCCTTGACGAGCGCCGCCTCGAGGTCGGCGCGGTCGCGCCCGCGCAGCCCGCGCGCGAGGACGTCGAGGACGGCGGCGAGCTCCGTCGTCGCCTCGGCACCCAGCAGCCGGGGACGCCGGCGCGGGTCGCCCGGGGTGAGGGCGGCGACCGCGAGCGCGACGGCGCCGCCCACGAGCGCGTCCGTCCACCGTCCGAGCGGGCCGCCCGCCTGCGCGGCCGGGAGCCCGACGATGACGATCGCCTGCACCCCGGCCTGCGTCGTGAGCATCGCGCCGCGGTCGATGAAGCGGGCCGCGAGCGCGGAGACGGCGAGCACTACGGCGACCTGCCACCACCCGGACCCGATCGCGTGGACCACGAGGTCGCCGAGGCCGACCCCGATCGCGACCCCGACCGCGAGCTCGAGGACGCGGCGGAGCTGGCGGTCCTGGCTGAACCCGAGGCAGATCCACGCGGAGACCGGCGCGAAGAAGGGAGCCGTGTGGCCCAGCCCGTACCGAGCGATGCCGAACGCGAGACCGGCGGCGGCCGACGCCTGGAGGATGGGCCACAGCGCCACGCGGACGCGCGAGGCGCCCTGGCGGATCCGGGCCCGGAGGAGGAGCCGGCGCCACGCGGTGCGGGCGACGTCGACCGCACCGGGGCCCGACGCCGGCCCCGCGGTCACAGCATGCTCGTCGGCGCGCCCTCGCCGCGGGGCGTGATCCCCCGGCCGACGGGGCCGCGCGGGGCGGGGCGGTCGACCGAGACGCCCTCGCCCGGCACCACGACCTCCTGCGCCGCGGAGATCGCGCCGCCGTCGCAGTCGACGAGGAGCTCGGCGTCCTCGGGCACGCTGCGCTTGAGGACGGCGAGCGCGATCGGGCCGAGCTCGTGGTGGCGCGCGACCGACGTCACGGCGCCGACGGACCGCCCGTCGAGCGTGACGTCGGCGCCCGGCACGGGCAGCAGGTGCCCCGAGCCGTCGAGGTGCAGCATCACGACCCGGCGCGGGGGGCGCCCGAGGTTGTGCACGCGCGCGATCGTCTCCTGGCCCCGGTAGCAGCCCTTGTGCATGTGGACGGAGGTGCGCAGCCAGTCGGTCTCGTGCGGGATGGACCGGTGGTCGACCTCGGTCGCGAGCCGCGGCCGCCACGCCTCGACGCGCGCGGCCTCGCTCGCCCACGTACCCACGAGCCGCCAGCCCGCCGCCTCGCGCGCCGCGACGGCGTCGGCCAGCTCCGTCCGCGGCACCAGCACGAGCCGCCACGGCCGCTCCCGCCCCGGGTGCTCGTCCGCGGGCGGGCCGTAGCGCGTGCCGCCGCCGATGACGCGCGGCCACGGGTCGCGCCACGTGACCGGCTCGCCCTCCGCGCCCTCGGCGTCGACGGGCTCGCCGAGCGCCGCCCAGTCGTCGGTCGCGTCGGCGATCTCGACGCGGAGCATGAACTTCATGCGGTCGAGCCACGCGGCGAGGTCCGCGGCGTGCGAGCGCTCGGTGACGAGCCACGTCGTCTCGCCGTCGTCGACGACGGACGCGGCGTGCTCGACGTGGCCCTGCGGCGAGAGCACGAGCAGCTCGGTGGAGGTCCGCGGGGCGAGCGCCGTGAGGTCCTGCGACGTGATGGAGTGCAGCCAGCTCAGGCGGTCCGGGCCCGTGACGGTGACGACGCCCAGGTGCGACTGGTCGACGACGGCGCCGCCCGTGCGCAGGGCACGCTGCTCCCCCGTCGGGTCGCCGTAGTGCCACGCGACGCCCTCGTCGGGGCCGGTCGCGGGCACCGCACCGTGGCGGGACAGGAGCGGGCTGGTGTAGCCGGTGGTCACGGGTGGTCCTCCTTGGTCGGCGCGTCCGGGCCTGCTGGCGTGCTCGCCCGAGGGCCGGGCGGTCAGGCCGACGGGCGCCGGGTCAGCTTCGCGGACGCGTACGACTGCAACGGCTCACCGAAGGCCGCCAATTCCCAGACCCACAGGAGCTGGCCCTCGACGAACCCGTACAGCCGCTTCGAGGCCGTGACCTCCGACGCCGTGGACGTGCGCGCGATGAGGTCGCTCGCCAGGTCCACACGGCCGTTGCCGACCGCGCCGAGGTACACGGACACGCGACCCGCGGGGTCGGCGACCAGCACCTCGAGCGGGTGCCGGTCGTCCTCGAGCCCGTCGGGGCGGTCGGTGGACACGCGCCAGTAGCCCGTCTCGGTGGACCACACGGGCGCGTCGGCCGCCGCGACGTCCAGCGTCGCGGCGTCACGCTCGGGCCACGCCCCCTCGTCGGGGACGGTCTCCGGGACCTCGGCCTCGAGGACGCGCAGCGTCGACTCGTAGCGCAGGTACGGGCCGCCGTCGTGGTCGAACACGACGTCGTGGACGAACGGGGTCTCCTCGATGCCCGGGTACTTGACCACCCCCTCGCCGCGCCAGCTCCCGACGAGCCAGGCGAGCGGGTAGACCTCGGGCGCGAGCCCCTCGGGGAACTCGAACGGCATCAGCGACCACCTCTCGGAGTCGGGCGGGGCGACGTGCCCGCGCCGGGGCTCGCCCCGCGCGGCAGCGTCAGCGCTGGCCCCGGTAGAGCTTGTAGACGACGTACCCCGCGAACCACGTGATGGTGACCGTCGCCGCGATGAGCAGGCCGAGGAAGATCAGCTCGAGAGTGTGCGGACTCATGCGCCCGATCCTACCGGCCGGGCGAGGGCGCCGTGGTGCGACCCGGGAGACGCCGACGGGAGGGGGCTACGCTCGGCCGCGTGACCGACACCGTGCCGCCCCGCGCGGCCCTCCGCCAGCGCTCGCTCGTCGTCAAGGCCACGTCCGGGCTCGACCGGCCCGAGGCCGCCAACCAGGCGTTCACCGTCGCCGCCGCAGCGGTCGCCGCGGGCGTCGAGGTGAGCGTGTGGCTCACGGGCGAGGCCGCGTGGTTCGGTCTGCCCGGGCGGGCGGCCGAGCTCGAGCTGGAGCACGCGGCCCCGCTGCCCGACCTGCTCGACGCCGTGCTCGCCGCCGGCACCCTCACCGTGTGCACGCAGTGCGCCGCGCGCCGCGGCATCACGGCCGACGACGTGCTCCCCGGCGTGCGGATCGCGGGCGCGGCGGTGTTCGTCGAGGAGGCGCTGCGCGAGGGCGCGCAGGCCCTCGTCTACTGACGCGGTCGCCCGCCGTCCGGGTCAGGAGCGCGCCGGCGCGACCCGCCGCAGCAGCAGGTACAGCTCGCAGCCCAGGCACAGGCCGAACGCCGCGTTGAGGACGGCGGCCACGAGCGCGAGCGCCGCCGCGGCCGGGACGGCCGCCTCGACGCCCAGCAGGCCCAGCACGACCCCGGCCCCGGTGATGACGAGGCCGACCACCTGCGCGAACCGCGGCGGTCTCGGGTCCTCGCGCTCCGCCGTCGGACCGATGCGCGGAAGGATGGCCACCCGGTAGACCCAGGCCTGCCACGTGCCCTGCGCACCCCGCAGGGCCCCGAGCAGGAAGCTCGCCGCGACGACCGCGAGCAGCACGAGCGCCGCGGGCGACGTCCACAGGAGGATCACGACGGCGAGCAGCAGCGCCGTGATGCCGGCCCCCGCGCGCGGGCCGCGCGGGTCGATGCCGGCGGGCGCGGGCCCGCGCTCCGTCGTGGCGTCGCCTCGGCCAGCCTGGTCGCTCATGCGGTCTCCTCCGGTCCGGCCGTCGGGGACGGCGTGGGTCAGGCGTCGTGCGCGGTCGCGGAGGCCGCTCCCGCGTCCGCGACGGCGAGCGCCCCGAGCGCCTGGGCGCGGTTCATCCCCCCGCTCGCGCGGGCGACCTCCCGACCCTCCGCGTCGAGCACGAGGACGGTCGGCGTGCGCAGTATGCCGAATGCTCGCACCAGGTCGAGGTGGTCGTCGACGTCCATCTCACGATGCGTCACGTCGTCGTGCGCCGCGCTCACCTCGCCCAGGACGCGCGCGGTCGCCCGGCACGGCGCGCACAGCTCCGCCGAGAACTGGACGAACGTGCCGCGGGCGCCCAGCACGACACCGTGGGCGGGCCAGTCGAAGGGCGCGGCGCCGTGGTCCGCAGAGGCTCGGGCCGACGTCGTGCGCGCCGCCCGCACGACCCCCTGACGCCGCTGCCACCACACGCCGAGCGCGAGCGTCGCGAGCAGCGTCGCCCCGAGGAGGACACCGGGGAGCACCGACGGCGTCATCCCACGATCACCCGGCCGACGACGAAGATCAGCGTCCCGCCGACCGCGACCGGGAGCGCCGTCGCGGAGAACGCACCGAGGCGGCCCCGCAGCTCCGGGAGCTGGTCGAAGAGCGCGTGGAGCGATGCGACGAGCAGGCCCGCGACGACGCCGGACCAGACGCCGCTCAGCAGGTCGAGGTCGGGCATGACGTACCCGACGGCCCCGCCCGCGGCGATCGCGAGACCGAGCGTGAGCGCCGCGTTGGTCCACCCGCCCAGCGGAAGCGCGGAGACCGCCGACGCGACGGCCAGCGCCACCGCGCACGTCACGACCAGGGACTCGCCCGCGTCCGTGCGGCCCGTCGCGATCCAGCCCGCGCACGACGTCGCGACGACGATCCCGCTCACGGTCCCGATGAGCGACTCGACCAGGCGCGGTCGCCCGTCGCGCCGCAGGAGCTCGGCGACGAACGCGAGCACCACGGCGAGCGCGAGCACCACGGGCAGGTGCCGCAGCGCCGGCTCGCCGTGCGTCGCGTAGGTCGCGCCCACGGCGCCGAGCCCGGCGATCGCGATGACGACGCGCGTCCCGCCGTGGACGGGGATGTCGAGCAGGCGCGGCCACCCGATCGCGACGATCAGGGCCAGCGCCCCCGACGCCGCGGCGAGCGGGAGCGGGCCGAAGAACGCGGCCACGGCGATGCCTGCGGCGAGGCACGCCGTGACGACGGCCCGGGTCGAGAGGTCCACGCGGTCAGCGCCCCGTTCGGGGGTCGCGGGAGGGCGTCGGGTCGTGCAGCACGCCTCAGAGTGTCGCAGAGTCTCCCGCCGGACCGCCTACCGGCCCCGGCACGCGCGCCCGTGAGACGTTCGCCGTCTCCGCGCCCGGCACGCGATACGGTAACCATCCACGGACCGAGAACGTGGCCGATGACGTGGCGAGCCCCGCAGAGGTACGTCCCGGCCCGGTCGCCACGCGTCGACGCCCGGGGGCGCCGCCCGCGCCCCGCGACCCGGAAGGAGGTGTCGGATGGCGGACCTGCTCATCCTCACCCCCGCGACAGGCGGTTCCGTCGAGGTCCTGCCCGCGCTCGGCCTGCTCTCGCACCGCATCCGGGTCCTGCCCATGGAGCCGTCGGCGCTGGTCGACGCCCCGGACTCCGACGTCGTGCTGCTCGACGCGCGCCGCGACCTCGTCGCGGCGCGCACCACGTGCCGCCTCCTGCACGCCACCGGGCTCACCGTCCCGCTCGTGCTCGTCCTCACCGAGGGCGGGCTGACCGTCGTCACGGCGGAGTGGGGCGCGGACGACCTCCTCCTCGAGGCGGCCGGGCCGGCGGAGGTGGAGGCACGCCTGCGCCTCGTCATCGAACGGTCCGCACGCGGCCCGGCCGAGGACGGCCCGCAGGAGATCGCGGCCGGCGAGCTCGCGATCGACGCGAGCGGCTACACCGCACGGCTGCGCGGCCGCCCCATCGACCTCACGTACAAGGAGTTCGAGCTCCTCAAGTACCTCGTGCAGCACCCGGGCCGCGTGTTCACGCGCGCCCAGCTGCTCCAAGAGGTCTGGGGCTACGACTACTACGGCGGCACGCGGACCGTCGACGTCCACGTCCGACGCCTGCGCGCCAAGCTCGGCCCCGAGCACGAGCAGCTCATCGGGACGGTGCGCAACGTCGGGTACCGGTTCGACCCGCCGAAGGACCGCCGTCCCGCCGAGGGCGCCGACGACGCCGGGACGGCCGCGGCCGGGTCGTCGGCCGACAGCGGACCCGGGACCCCGGTAGGTTCGTCCGGGTGACGCCCGACCCCTCCGACTTCACGTCCGCCCTGCCCGACGGACCGTGGCGGCACGAGTTCGTCCCGGCCAACGGCGCGCGGTTCCACGTCGCGCTCGCGGGCCCCGAGGACCGCGGCGTGCGCGACCCCGGCCCGCCGCTGGTCGTCCTGCTGCACTCCTTCCCGCAGTTCTGGTGGGCCTGGCGCCACCAGATCGAGCCGCTCGCCGCCGCGGGCTACCGCGTCGCCGCGATG
Protein-coding sequences here:
- a CDS encoding DUF2516 family protein — protein: MGIIGSLQWIVFFVLMLVVFVTELVALVDAIRRPASAFTAEGKLTKPIWLAILGVAAALGFVSLPPMSVGGFFGVIGVVAAIVYLVDVRPRLLPYGNGRGNGSSGRPGGW
- a CDS encoding thioredoxin family protein — protein: MTPSVLPGVLLGATLLATLALGVWWQRRQGVVRAARTTSARASADHGAAPFDWPAHGVVLGARGTFVQFSAELCAPCRATARVLGEVSAAHDDVTHREMDVDDHLDLVRAFGILRTPTVLVLDAEGREVARASGGMNRAQALGALAVADAGAASATAHDA
- a CDS encoding type II toxin-antitoxin system VapC family toxin, which translates into the protein MALVYFDASALVKLCVPEAGSALASRLWNRADVVVTSRLADVEVRAALAAGARGGVLDGPGHARALGAWDELYPALHVVEVSGEVADRASALVAAGALRSNDAVHVASALAVAHDDTIVAAWDPHVVTAARSVGLRVVPWPLARP
- a CDS encoding DsrE family protein translates to MTDTVPPRAALRQRSLVVKATSGLDRPEAANQAFTVAAAAVAAGVEVSVWLTGEAAWFGLPGRAAELELEHAAPLPDLLDAVLAAGTLTVCTQCAARRGITADDVLPGVRIAGAAVFVEEALREGAQALVY
- a CDS encoding DUF4395 domain-containing protein, with protein sequence MSDQAGRGDATTERGPAPAGIDPRGPRAGAGITALLLAVVILLWTSPAALVLLAVVAASFLLGALRGAQGTWQAWVYRVAILPRIGPTAEREDPRPPRFAQVVGLVITGAGVVLGLLGVEAAVPAAAALALVAAVLNAAFGLCLGCELYLLLRRVAPARS
- a CDS encoding asparaginase, translating into MTGHVRGGIERAAVPLAEVVRGDLVESVHAGHLVLLGDDRGPVLERGDADAVIWPRSSVKPFQAVAMLRHGLVLPPRLLALAAASHNGEPEHLAGVREILEGVGLDESALQNTPDMPLHPPAAFAWQREGHGPSSITQNCSGKHAAMLATCVAAGWDTATYLDVDHPLQVAVRETVAQATSVPVEHVTVDGCGAPLFSTTVRGLARAFGRLAAAPERDPRSPEAHVARAMAAFPEMVGGTGRDATLAMRAVPGLVAKDGADGVYGAGLPDGSALAFKVLDGGSRPRPAVLAAALRRLGALGVAGADDAALTALGDVPVLGAGRPVGSVRAVLDTERHA
- a CDS encoding FABP family protein translates to MPFEFPEGLAPEVYPLAWLVGSWRGEGVVKYPGIEETPFVHDVVFDHDGGPYLRYESTLRVLEAEVPETVPDEGAWPERDAATLDVAAADAPVWSTETGYWRVSTDRPDGLEDDRHPLEVLVADPAGRVSVYLGAVGNGRVDLASDLIARTSTASEVTASKRLYGFVEGQLLWVWELAAFGEPLQSYASAKLTRRPSA
- a CDS encoding FUSC family protein yields the protein MTAGPASGPGAVDVARTAWRRLLLRARIRQGASRVRVALWPILQASAAAGLAFGIARYGLGHTAPFFAPVSAWICLGFSQDRQLRRVLELAVGVAIGVGLGDLVVHAIGSGWWQVAVVLAVSALAARFIDRGAMLTTQAGVQAIVIVGLPAAQAGGPLGRWTDALVGGAVALAVAALTPGDPRRRPRLLGAEATTELAAVLDVLARGLRGRDRADLEAALVKGRASEGALEDWQSSASSARELARVSAAGLRHRDELGGLERQAVLVDRAMRSVRVLARRAMPVAGGPDERALDDVADLVARFGAGVHVLAEAVGAGRDPAVAREVLLEVAHSADPHALGDGDWQVQSLVMLVRSPIVDLLEAAGATPQQARDALPEL
- a CDS encoding type II toxin-antitoxin system Phd/YefM family antitoxin, with translation MEVPVSALRAELKSWIERAREGEEVVITERGVPVARLTGVATADLVTELVRDGVLVPPAGERPVHAVPADAGTRTEGADGVRPSDGARGGRGGGVAALVRRIRR
- the ygfZ gene encoding CAF17-like 4Fe-4S cluster assembly/insertion protein YgfZ; the protein is MTTGYTSPLLSRHGAVPATGPDEGVAWHYGDPTGEQRALRTGGAVVDQSHLGVVTVTGPDRLSWLHSITSQDLTALAPRTSTELLVLSPQGHVEHAASVVDDGETTWLVTERSHAADLAAWLDRMKFMLRVEIADATDDWAALGEPVDAEGAEGEPVTWRDPWPRVIGGGTRYGPPADEHPGRERPWRLVLVPRTELADAVAAREAAGWRLVGTWASEAARVEAWRPRLATEVDHRSIPHETDWLRTSVHMHKGCYRGQETIARVHNLGRPPRRVVMLHLDGSGHLLPVPGADVTLDGRSVGAVTSVARHHELGPIALAVLKRSVPEDAELLVDCDGGAISAAQEVVVPGEGVSVDRPAPRGPVGRGITPRGEGAPTSML
- a CDS encoding winged helix-turn-helix transcriptional regulator, translating into MADLLILTPATGGSVEVLPALGLLSHRIRVLPMEPSALVDAPDSDVVLLDARRDLVAARTTCRLLHATGLTVPLVLVLTEGGLTVVTAEWGADDLLLEAAGPAEVEARLRLVIERSARGPAEDGPQEIAAGELAIDASGYTARLRGRPIDLTYKEFELLKYLVQHPGRVFTRAQLLQEVWGYDYYGGTRTVDVHVRRLRAKLGPEHEQLIGTVRNVGYRFDPPKDRRPAEGADDAGTAAAGSSADSGPGTPVGSSG
- a CDS encoding CorA family divalent cation transporter, producing the protein MTTTLPEPTSLAAAARVDRALPAPARGGLDLHARAHGTGAPRFDPRVLRSRWVQVGVGDPDATARAAEHGVDFAAAGGRVWETDAHVYLPVTATRRDGDRVVYERIVLALSPDVVVTAQPQRHYGVFDKAIARMRRTPWLIASSYGVAYSLLYALNEAADRVVSYASDLLEDMSDEIDEATRGVDSRGREIGVSDMQDTITRMNRAEEIVSRAQESQLSLARAARHLRSEIADSDPVLAGLVETLVADVDGVKQHASFEHDKVRYLQQAIMTSLDVKQAQIVKVFTIITAVFLPPTLIASFYGMNFTHMPELDRPYGFTLTVLLTLVAAVIPLAYIKRRGWLR
- the dtd gene encoding D-aminoacyl-tRNA deacylase, which gives rise to MRAVLQRVSRASVSVVSEDGTTEVVGAIDRPGVLALVGVTHDDGDTQVETIARKIAELRILAGERSVQDEGAPVLVVSQFTLYADTKKGRRPSWNGAAPGPVAEPLVEAVVARLRERGIEVATGRFGAHMAVELVNDGPVTLILEA